The nucleotide sequence CAAACTTACAAAAACGAAAGGATATTTAATTTTAGGATGTTTTGTATTCTTTGATAGTCATTGAGGTAATACTATAGAGAACTAGAGATAGAGACATATTTTTATGggtaaaggacaaataggtccctaaccttttaaaatgcggacattttcgtccctcaaAATTGGAAAATACATTTCGATCCCTCACCATGTAAATTCCGTGACAATTAAATCCTTCCGTGGAATTGGTGCTCGAAACGATAACGGAGATTGCTGAGGTGGAGGGGTGGAGAGTGATGTGTTGCTGAAGTGAATGGGGAACAAATTGTTAGAGGACAAATTGGTCCTTAATGACCAAAACGACGCCGTATGCATCCCCACTTTCATGCCTATCATCCCAgacctcttcttcttcatcttcttcttccatggcAGTTTCATCGCGCCATTTCTTCCTCTCTCACATCCTACACCATCCCACAATTTTCCTAATTTTCCCCCCTTATTGCATCAGGGATCACATACGAGTTCCGAGAGATGCTTCTAGGAGGCGCTGCATTGGATGCCACTGGAGTTCCCATGCCCAACGAGACCCTTGTTGTTTCGAAGCAATCCGATGCTGTTCTTCTTGGTGCCATTGGAGGCTATAAATGGGATAAAAACGAGAAACATCTGAAGTCAGAGACTAGGTTGCTTCAGCTCCGATCTGGCCTTCAAGTTTTTGCAAATCTCAGACTAGCCACTGTCTTCCCACATGTACTAATCAGCTCTTGCTGCTTCTTCTCACATGGAAATAATCTGCATGCCTTTTTATTTGTGCTGGTTATCCTCTAGTTAGTGGATGCTTCAACCCTTAAGAAAGAGGTTGTTGAAGGTGTTGATCTCATGGTTGTGAGGGAACTCACTGGCGGTCAGTCCTCCTTCGGTTCCCCGCTCATTATACTGAATTTCTAGTTGTTGTCCCCTGATTCATAGGGTTAAATCTTCTATATGAATTATAACTTGCTTGTGATTTGTGAGTGAAATATAAACAAAAAGCTATGGTTGCAATAGAATTCGTCAAGGTTGTTGACCTTGGTTGAATACTTAAGTGGAAGAGAATTCATGTGCACTATTTGATTACAGATTTTATTATTATACAATGATTCAGAATAGTCGATTGAGCCAACACATGTTGTGAAAAATATATCCAATGATTCAGAACTTTCACAATTGTTTGATGTGAGATTATGTTGGAGGGGTTTCTTTCATAAAGAAGGATGGAAAAAAGATTGTGTGGGAGGGACATCTAAGTTAATGTGTTGCTTACagttttcacttttttttcttgGTTTCTCTGAAGTAGCTTGTAGTTTTCTTGGTGACTAACTTGATGTTTGGATTGTGTTATGCAGAAGCTGGTTGGATGCAAACAAGTTGGTGAAGAGATACTGAAGTCAGTTGAATCACACATTCCTGTTGCTGCAGTTTGATATGTAGACCAGACCAGTTCATTTCAGTACCTGCTTTGGCTCGGAGATCTCTATTTTCTGGTGGGTGATAAATGACTATCAAAACCGAAAGAATTTGCCTATTCCAGAATTAACCACACATCAGATCCAAAACCTCTCAAGATGGCAAAAGTCCACCACCTCCAGATCCATCAAAATATTCCAAAAGTTCACATTTTGTGACCAATCCATCTTCAGAAATGCCAAAAGCCAATAACCAGAGCAAAGAAAATATATCTCCTACCAACCCCAGCAAAGGTCACACGCCACTTTTACCATATGCAATAAAGGCCATTCTTTTGGCTTCTTTGGTGAAACGTATGATTATAGTGACCAGATCCACCCAAAAGTCATTTTTGACATGTACTGTTTCCATATTTACTTCATGTTAGAGCTTCTGTTAGTTACTTTTGCTGCATTGGCTAGAACCATGGGGATGAAAGGGTTGTGGAGTGAGAGGTCTGTGAGACGAGAGAGGAAGAAAGGGCGCGATGAAACtgccatggaagaagaagaagaagaagaggtatGGGATGATGGGCATGAAAGTAGGGATGCATACGGCGTCGTTTTGGTCATTAAGGACCAATTCGAGCACCAATTCCACGGAAGGACTTAATTGTCACAGAATTTACATGGTGAGGGATcgaaatgtattttccaatcttGAGGAATGAAAATATCCGCATTTTAAaaggttagggacctatttgtcctttaccCTATTTTTATAGGACTTTAAAGAAAGGAAAATACTTGTACAACAAAATTCAGCCTTTGATCAgcctttaatattatttaattattttttaattaaaacatattCCTATTTTTTAGGATACCCAtttataattaagattaatttaaattttaaaaactaaaatttctctAACTTCCTACCCACTTCATAGTTAGTTATTATTTCCTTGTTTTACGTTTCTTCTCTCTTTGTAACAtagttttttctttcttctattctaCTACAATATTCCAATTTGtatctgcaaaaaaaaaaagaattcaaagtcagtgaatttagaaaaaaattaatccCTTACTTATTATACCTTTGATAAAATGCAGAATCTGTTTTACGACTTTGGTCGAATATAATTATATACacaaactaaaatattttcaattgtagTTTCTTTtgtagtttctttttcaattgtaacacatctaaaattattaagttatacaaaaaatatttttaaaacacatccaaaatcataaatctaaaatttaaatttaaacattaaaaaaataattgtaacacatctaaaattatgaagttatacagaaaatattttggaagatatttttgaaatacatctaaaatcataaatctaaaatttaaatttaaacattaaaaaacaattgtaacacatctaaaattatgaagttatacagaaaatatttttgaaacacatccaaaatacAGAAATCGCAcatacaaaaataatttaacattgcAATATATATGAAAATCTCTTCAGACCATTTTATTcgattttttgtttcaaaaatttaTACAGAATAGTAAAAAAAAGTAACGGTGTCAGCGACCCAACCAAACCTTAGTAAGTTTTCGGCGAGGTTGATGCGGACTAAAGAGGAGGAAGGTGGCGACGAAGATGAGTGTTAACGAAGGGGAATGTGGCGTTGTGAATGAGTACCGAGAAGGAGGAAGGCAACGTCGAAGATGAGCGCGGAAGATGAAGGTGGCGCGGATGAACGACGGCGGAGGATGAGTTCTCGATGTGCGGCTCTAAATTTTCCTTGTGAGCCTCTGGTTTTCCACGACTTCTTTGCTTTTTTGAGAGTTTTGTACAGATTTAGTTAATAATTAATTGGTTTaaggtttattttataattttaaaatcaaaattttgaattttgaataatttgatttttagatatatttttaattataatatattaataattaaatatattaaaattgaaatagaaatttaaaatttaaattttaaatttcagttttatttagtttgtattttggatatgtatttaattttaaaaagacaataaatctattcataatttttaaatgtgtttgttttaatttttttaaattattataataaaaaggcTGAATATTGTACCATTTTTAAAGGATACCTAGTTGAATTGTTAAAGAAATAATTGTTGCAAACTTTTTATACATGCTCAACTGCAATAATTAGCTTATTAGACCTACTTACAAATAGTTAGTGAGATCTAATCCAACAAATCCTCTTCTTTTTTGGTAAGTGTAACTAATTTTGGGCTATAGAAATCCTCATTAGTGTACTCACATTCCAGAGTTCGTTCTTAGTCCTTATTGAATCAAAGTAAATTCTTCTCAGCCTTACATTACACGAAAGAAACGAAAATTTCGTCTACAATGACAAAGATCAAAACATGATTAGTAACATCAACTGTTCTCACTATCACTGACAGGCTCATAGTTCTAGCCCCATCCCCTGTTAGCAAAGATACTTTGGAAGGTGACAAGATCGAAGAGGAAGAGATTTTAATGGAATATGGAGACGGATCTTCCTAGGAAACGGATTTAGAATAATCAAGTTTGATTTTATTCTAAATTAATCAAAACTCGTGGTGTCTTTTTAAGTATAAGTTGGGCCAACGAATTAAAGTAGTCTTAGATCGTTAAGCACTGTTGTTAATCACGATTTTAATTCTCCTGGTAATTGGCTGATGCTGCGAACTCAGGTTCAGCTGCCACTTGGAGTACAAAGGAAGATGGACGAACAATGGAAAGgaatctcttctctctctctccacacacatatatatacaacGCAAAATGTTGCATTGAAGCAGAAGATAAGGTGCAATGAAAATGAAGTCCCTCTTATATCCGACCCTGTTGTCATTGCTGCTTTGGCACGTGGCGGTGGTATCAGCTGCAAGGCTGAACATGGCTAGCGATGAATCGGCCTTGGTTGCCATGAGGGAGCATTTTAACTCCTTGGATCCCAACAATGTGCTCGCAAGCAACTGGTCCAGCAGTACCTCTGTTTGCAACTGGATTGGCCTCACCTGCGGCTCTTCCCACCGCAGAGTAACTGCCTTGAATCTCTCATACATGTCTCTTGATGCCACCATCCCTCCGCATCTTGGAAACCTGTCATTCCTTTCTCGCCTGCATCTTCCCAACAATAGCTTCCATGGTCTGAGCATCATCAACCTTAGATTCAACAAATTCACTGGAAGTATCCCCTCCTGGTTTGAATCTCTACGGAAACTAAAACACCTGTTACTGGCAGGCAATAGTTTCACTGGCACAGTCCCACACTTCCTGTTCAACATGAGTTCCCTGCAATCGCTTGAACTTCTTGAAAACAAGTTTTGGGGTCCCTTACCTTCCAACATTTTCTTGTCTCCTTCTTTGCAATATCTGTATCTTACTTACAACCAAATTTCAGGAGCTATCCCTTCAGCTATCATCAACAGTTCGTTACTGCAGGTTATTGACCTCGACTACAACAACCTATCCGGACAACTGCCGGAGCGCATCTTCCACCATCTTCCAAACTTGAAAGAGCTTCACGTGACTAGTAATACCTTATCCGGTGAACTTCCACGCAGTTTGTTCAATTGCAAGCAACTGCAATATTTATCCTTATCCTACAACACCTTCGGTGGAAACATACCATCTTCCATCGGGAATTTAACAAGCCTCAATGAGATCTATCTTGGCTATAACAATTTCAGAGGTATCGTATGTTATGCCAATATGACTCTGCGAATTGAGTTTGATTAACGTTATCATTGTTTATACAATTTAACGTATCACATTGTTCGAATGTTGTGCCAGGTGCGATACCAAATGAAATTGGTAATCTACGTAGTTTAGAGATTCTGAGTCTTCCTTTCGCCAATGTAAGTGGCTACATTCCGCCATCAATCTTTAATATTTCTACCCTACGGGTAATTACTGTTAGTAGAAATCATTTATCAGGCAGCCTCCCAGCAAGCCTAGGCTACATGCTTCCAAAACTTGTTGAGCTGTACATGGGGATTAATTATCTCAGTGGAAGAATCCCAAGCTCCTTGTGCAATGCCACTATGCTTAATAACATAGATTTGGCTTACAATTCATTTTCTGGATACATTCCAGACATTTTTGGCAGCTTAAGAAGTCTCCAGCTGCTCAATCTTGGAAAAAATAATTTGACAAGTGATTCAGAGCTAAGCATTATAAATTCTTTGACAAATTGTAGATTTCTCAAAAAGTTGATATTTTCTGGAAATCCATTGGATTCTATTCTTCCAATATCGGTAGGAAACCTTTCTACTTCTCTGGTTGACTTGAAACTTCGGGGTTGTTCAATGAGAGGCACCATTCCAGCAAGTATTGGCAACTTGAGCAGCTTGATAAACCTTGACCTTGGTACTAATAATTTTGTTGGAACCTTTCCTACTAGCATAGGGAAATTAATAAAGCTACAAGGCTTCTATTTACATGACAACCAATTGGAAGGATTTGTTCCGAATCAATTGTGTCAACTAACGAGCTTGTATCAATTTTCCCTTAAAAGAAACAAATTCTCTGGCCCTATACCTTCTTGCATAAGCAATCTTACCTCATTGAGATGGCTTTGGCTTGCTTCAAATAAATTCAACTCAATACCTTCCACCGTGTGGAAGCTGTTCGATTTATTGCTTTTAGACTTATCTTCCAATAATTTAAGTGGATATCTCCCATTAGATAGTGGAAATCTAAAAGCCATAAGTTGGATTTATTTATCAGGAAATCAATTTTCAGGTAGCATCCCAAGAAGCCTCAGCAATCTTATGAATTTGGTTCATCTTACCTTAGCAAGAAACAAATTTGAAGGGCCCATCCCAGAATCATTTGGTCGTATGGTAAGTTTGGAACAACTTGACTTATCAGAAAATAACTTGTCTGGTGTCATTCCGAAAACATTGGAGGCACTTGTGTATCTGAAATATTTCAATGTTTCTCACAATAAGTTAAAAGGAAAAATCCCGGATGGGGGACCTTTTGCAAACTTCTCAGCTCAGTCGTTCATGGGGAATAAAGGATTATGTGGTGCTCCACGTTTCCATTTTTCGGAGTGTAAAATTGAAAAATCCCGAAAATGGAATGCACATATTGTGTTGACATATATTTTACCTGCAGCAATAGTTGCCACCCTTCTTGTGGCATTCCTTTGCATCCTAAAATTCCGGAAGCACAAGGTGGTCAACAATTCAGAGGTGGATCAATCGGGAGCAAGATGGAGAAGAATATCATACTATGAAATTCGGCAAGCATCAGATAGGTTCCATGATGGCAACTTGCTTGGTGTAGGGAGTTTTGGAAGAGTGTATAAAGGAGTACTCTCAGATGGGACGAATGTTGCAGTGAAAGTGTTTAATCTGGGGCTGGAAGGAGCATTTAGGAGTTTTGATGCTGAATGTGAGATATTGCGCAGTGTCCGCCATCGAAACTTAACCAAAATCATTAGCAGCTGCAGCAACATGGACTTCAAGGCATTGATCCTAAGCTACATGCCTAATGGGAGTTTAGAGAGGTGGCTACACTCGGAACACCATGGCTTGAGTATGATCCAGAGGCTAAACATAATGATAGATGTTGCAGAAGCAATGGATTACCTGCATAATGGTGGTTCTGTACCAATTATACACTGTGATTTGAAACCCAGCAACATATTACTAGATGAAGACATGGTTGCCCACGTGACTGATTTTGGCATTGCAAAATTGCTGAGTGGGGATGACTCCATCATGAATCTCATGAATCTAGCCACAATAGGCTATATGGCCCCTGGTGAGTTTCTTATTTAATCTTATGCTTTATGTAATAAACCTTGATAGCAATCAGCTATGAATCTAATAAAATTTGTTTTGTTTTCCACTTTGttgttttttttcttattttgcagAATATGGACTTGAGGGAAGAGTGTCTAGGCAAGGTGATGTGTATAGCTATGGAATTTTACTTATGGAGACCTTCACACAGAAAAAACCCACTGATGAAATGTTTGTGGGAGAGTTTAGCATCAAAGAGTGGGTGAAAATGTCGTGCCCTAATTCACTACTTGATATCGTTGATGCAAAATTATTGGTGGAAGAAGGAGAAACAGATACTAAACAGGACTGCTTGTTGTCTATAATGACTTTAGCTCTGAATTGCTCAGCTGAGTCTCCGGGTGAAAGGACAAGAATGAAAGACGCTATGAATGCTCTTAAAAAGATTAAAAGATTACTCTTGAACTAAAATATATGCTTTAGTGTTAGGCTCAATTTACATATTTAGAATCATTTTTAGAAGTTCTTGTAACCCCTTTTGATTAAGATGTAACTTCTCATTTTAACCaaattgactttttttttttcgcgGATATTTTCGTTCTCAAGGATTGG is from Arachis ipaensis cultivar K30076 chromosome B01, Araip1.1, whole genome shotgun sequence and encodes:
- the LOC107613605 gene encoding putative receptor-like protein kinase At3g47110, with translation MKSLLYPTLLSLLLWHVAVVSAARLNMASDESALVAMREHFNSLDPNNVLASNWSSSTSVCNWIGLTCGSSHRRVTALNLSYMSLDATIPPHLGNLSFLSRLHLPNNSFHGLSIINLRFNKFTGSIPSWFESLRKLKHLLLAGNSFTGTVPHFLFNMSSLQSLELLENKFWGPLPSNIFLSPSLQYLYLTYNQISGAIPSAIINSSLLQVIDLDYNNLSGQLPERIFHHLPNLKELHVTSNTLSGELPRSLFNCKQLQYLSLSYNTFGGNIPSSIGNLTSLNEIYLGYNNFRGAIPNEIGNLRSLEILSLPFANVSGYIPPSIFNISTLRVITVSRNHLSGSLPASLGYMLPKLVELYMGINYLSGRIPSSLCNATMLNNIDLAYNSFSGYIPDIFGSLRSLQLLNLGKNNLTSDSELSIINSLTNCRFLKKLIFSGNPLDSILPISVGNLSTSLVDLKLRGCSMRGTIPASIGNLSSLINLDLGTNNFVGTFPTSIGKLIKLQGFYLHDNQLEGFVPNQLCQLTSLYQFSLKRNKFSGPIPSCISNLTSLRWLWLASNKFNSIPSTVWKLFDLLLLDLSSNNLSGYLPLDSGNLKAISWIYLSGNQFSGSIPRSLSNLMNLVHLTLARNKFEGPIPESFGRMVSLEQLDLSENNLSGVIPKTLEALVYLKYFNVSHNKLKGKIPDGGPFANFSAQSFMGNKGLCGAPRFHFSECKIEKSRKWNAHIVLTYILPAAIVATLLVAFLCILKFRKHKVVNNSEVDQSGARWRRISYYEIRQASDRFHDGNLLGVGSFGRVYKGVLSDGTNVAVKVFNLGLEGAFRSFDAECEILRSVRHRNLTKIISSCSNMDFKALILSYMPNGSLERWLHSEHHGLSMIQRLNIMIDVAEAMDYLHNGGSVPIIHCDLKPSNILLDEDMVAHVTDFGIAKLLSGDDSITQTMNLATIGYMAPEYGLEGRVSRQGDVYSYGILLMETFTQKKPTDEMFVGEFTIKEWVKMSCPDSLLDIVDAKLLVEEGETDTKRDCLLFIMTLALNCLAESPGERTRMKDAMNALKKIKRLLLN
- the LOC107613613 gene encoding probable LRR receptor-like serine/threonine-protein kinase At3g47570; this translates as MAPEYGLEGRVSRQGDVYSYGILLMETFTQKKPTDEMFVGEFSIKEWVKMSCPNSLLDIVDAKLLVEEGETDTKQDCLLSIMTLALNCSAESPGERTRMKDAMNALKKIKRLLLN